The following coding sequences lie in one Arachis ipaensis cultivar K30076 chromosome B03, Araip1.1, whole genome shotgun sequence genomic window:
- the LOC107628862 gene encoding bZIP transcription factor 11 → MASSSGTSSGSSTLVLQNSGSEEELQALMDQRKRKRMISNRESARRSRMRKQKHLDDLVSQVATLRKENQQILTSVNITTQQYLNVESENSVLRAQVEELSHRLDSLNEIIDFLNANNTSNGVYGSSSSGGSFMEPVNSFFNNSLNMAFLNQPIMASASDMLQY, encoded by the coding sequence ATGGCGTCTTCAAGTGGAACATCTTCAGGTTCATCAACTCTTGTGCTTCAGAACTCGGGTTCTGAGGAGGAGTTGCAGGCTTTGATGGAtcaaaggaagaggaagaggatgatATCAAACCGCGAATCGGCGAGGAGGTCGAGGATGAGGAAGCAGAAGCACCTTGACGATCTTGTTTCTCAGGTGGCAACGTTAAGGAAGGAGAATCAACAGATCCTCACAAGCGTCAACATCACTACGCAGCAATATCTGAATGTTGAGTCGGAGAATTCAGTTCTTAGGGCTCAGGTTGAGGAACTTAGTCACAGGTTGGACTCACTCAATGAGATCATTGACTTCTTGAATGCCAATAACACTAGCAATGGTGTTTATGGTTCTTCTTCTTCAGGAGGGTCATTCATGGAGCCAGTTAATAGCTTCTTCAACAACTCTTTGAACATGGCCTTTCTCAACCAACCCATTATGGCCTCAGCATCCGACATGTTACAATACTGA